TAAAAGCATTGGCAAAAGATGGGATGGTCCTCATTTTGCTGAATATTTTGTTAAAGGAACCATAAGCATATGAGCCCTTGCTTTTCTTGCTGCCTGTAATAATCACACACTGCATTTCTGGCCCCAAGAGCAGATATTTCGCAGCCTAACAACTAGACAGACATTTTAACAGCCAAGCAACACTTTTTCGTGTGAAGTTCACACCATGCTGGTTTTGTGATAAAGCAGCTGATTGGTTGCCAAGTGATGTCGCTCACCTGCGATGATCAATACATTGCATCACCCTCCCGAAGGTGCCCTCGCCCAAAGTGCTGACAATCTCATCTAAGAGACAAATAGAGGGAAAAAGACGTAGAGAAAGGGGAGGGGAGATGTAAAGAGATCAATTAGACAGCGTCTTTAAAGAGCCATcctaaaatcacatttttaaccaaaactgTGACTATCTATACGGGttaagctaaaaaaaacaaaacaaaaaaaaacaaaaaaaaaatctgacaagTGGCATTATGCACACACTTGATGAAAGGAATAAAGTAAACATGGTCTGAAAAAACGGCACGTTTTTCCAACAACAAAAAGTCTAcatttctgtttaaaaataaaaagcggCCTTTATTAGATAAAAAAATTTCACTAAACGATTTTATAACTATGGGACTGTTTTAAGCTAattcaaaaactaaaaattacagtatattcTATGAAAAATGACACGCACAGTGACTATGGAAATATTGCGAATGTCACAGAGCAATCGTATCCTTAAATCTAAATGATTGACAGCATAGGCGCGATGTGAATCTTGATGTAGCCAAATGCTGCAACAAGACCAGAATAAAACGCACATTATGGAGACGTGGAAAAGCTAAATCTGGGAACCTGGCAGTCAGGAATTAAAAAGGATCATAATTCTTCTACACAGCAACACAAACAGCCCAACCCCActgaaaagaataaataaaggAGCTACTAAAGACATGTTGGACATGCCTTCCCCCTTGCCTGTTCCGGCAAAAGGGGAGACCATTCTACGACAGCGTCATCGTCACCACCAACATCATGATTGATCATGACCTCCTGCCCTCCCCTGTGTGTGTCTGCTGTGTGCTGGTACTGATAGGGAGAAAGGTTACGATATAGGAGTAGAGGAGTAGTAGTAGTGGCAGTGTGTACATCTCTCTTGCAGGACGTCGCCACTCCGACAGATCAGGTGACCCTCCTCGTCGTCCCTCACACACAGTGCCCTCGTCCCGCTGTCACTCCGCTGCTTCGGCCCCAGCCAGGGTCACAGATCAGAGGTCACGCCACGACCGCAGAGGGAGGAGGGGAGGTGGGTGGAGCGGGGAGAGTGGAGGGGGGCAGCCGTAGCCACGGCGTCGAAGATGAGCAGTGTTGTAGTTGTTGTAGGTAGGTTTGGTGGTCATGGGGCGATTCGTATGACACCACGTGAGGAGATATATATAACGATAGGGATATAGTGCAAGGGATCAAGTCAAAGATAACATTTTACCCCTCCCTTCTTGCTTGCTTGCAAACTCCCCCTCATCCCTCTGCCTAGCAACCCTGACAAAAAGTCACAAAAAGCAACCTGCATCAACATTTACTCATAGAAGAGCACATGAGTAAAGGCATTGCTAATTCACAACTATTACATCCATAACATCTCCAAAGAAAAAGGTTGCTCTAGTGGGAGActggaaataaaatgaaaaagaactgAAATTATGAAACAACTTTATATgctttcattttgaaaaaaatctcttttttgACATCTAAACTGTGTGAAAGAGTTATATAGGTGTGCAGATACAGCAAGATAAAGAATGGATGAAAGTTATGAGATATTAATTACGGAGGCTCTCCCAACAAAGCTATTCACTACTcatattaacattaatgtatatTGGATTGAGCCTCACTATTTAATGTTACAGATGGGGCTAACACTGAAAGCCAAGACTTGGACTATCGCtatcaaaaaagacaaaacgTCAACAAAAAGAAGAACATAAAACAAAGGAGTTCATACTTACCCAATCCTGGGGCTgtggaaaagaaaaacattatggagaaagaaagacagGAGCGTGTAGAGGTAGAGATAGACGAAAGGATTTGGGGGTGGGAAAGAGCAGGCTCGGGTATTGAAGTACTCACCGAGGACGATGGGCTATAGGACCTGGTTCTACGCCGCCTTCGTTTGTGCTTACGCCTGCTGCCTTTCCTTCGGTACGAGTCCTCGTGGTCCCGGTCGCGGCCCCGGCGGTAGTCGTAGCTGGGCGAGGCGTCGCGGGAGTAGTAGTTGCTCGGCGTCCCGTGTTCCCTGTCGCGATCCCTGTCCCGGTCGCGGCTGTGGTCCAGGCGCCGATAGCTCTCGCCGTAGTGTCTGTCGTAAGGCCTACGGTCTGAAGAGCGGTTGTCGTAGCTGGGGAGAAGAGAAGTGCCATTTAACACTGAATGACTTCCAAGTGAGCACTGCATACTACCTGGTTTTGAATATacgttaaaaaaattaaataaaatatattggatTTGACACTCCAAAATGAACCTCCGATTATCATATTATCAGAAGTTTAAACATTCAAcattcttattttaaataaagtcaaTGGCATACAAATTGAGGATATTCAAATTTGAGAAATGATTCATTTGCAATccaaaaaaaagaggcaaaggaTCTACTGACTATATCTCATGTATAACTACTAAATGCAATAAAAGTACCATGTGTTAATCAAATTAAGcaaatttttcattaaaaattatataataataataatgtttaagaATTTAATGTTGGTTTATAtacataatgtttttgaaagtcttaggatcaaaactacagtaaaaacaggaatatttgaaatattactaaaacgtttctatttgaatatattttacaaagtaattttttcctgtgaaggcaaagctgatttttcagcagccattactatagtctcttcagtgtcacatgattttaatatgctgatttgatgctcaagaaacctgtcttgtcaatgttgaaaacagtttttgccttttatgcacattaaaaagcatgattattattattactactaaataataaaaaaggaagtattattattgtaatattttctagacaaaaataaaaataaataataaaaatcaagaaaaatatgataaaaatcttaatttacaACACAACTAAACTGACAAAGTGTCAATTTAATCTTCCTGTGGTTAGGGTTGACAACAATCCTGTCACGTGGCTTATTATCTGCCTCACATTGCTGTCAGCATGTGCCTTTTAGGGCTGTGCAAGGCATCAAGCAACTTGACCATTTTGGTCCATGCTTCCAGTACACGATCATACCTCCTGGATCTGGCATAGCCGGCATCCTGTCTGTGTCCTCTCCCTCTCCTCTCACGTTCACTGCTGGAGGAAAACGTCGGTGAGCGGCGATGCCGAGGTTTTCTCCCTCTGTCTCGGTCCCTCTCATGATAACGATCTTGGTAGCTGCTGCGGCTGGCCCTCTCCGAGGATGGGTACCGTCTGGAGTGCGGCATCTGCTCAaggtaaaacaaatatatatacgaTAAACAaggaaaaaatttaattaaattaaaaagtacaagtttttctttttaaacggACATTGGAATATccttaatatttgtaatatataatataaatatacatttttaatattttaagcaAGACGAGAACACAACATACATGCTTGAGTGGTTAAAATCTCAATGTGTTTTCATTCAGTAGGGGAGACTGTTATATATGCTAAAAATAGAGGCAATGCAATAGCCTGTGACTGAATTCACTGACTTATGTTCTTATAGAAGAAAGGGATCCAAAATAATgactactttaaaaaaacaaaaacaacaacaacactaaaACACTTCTAGTAAGCTTTTCATATGCTGGAAAAAGGTCTATAACACAGCCatttaatataaacaataatcagtaaatagagaaaaaagtcaaacaacTGTCTTAGACTTGCACACTATTATTAGGACAAGTGGGATAAGTGTGAAAAGTCCATATGGACAGTTTACAGAGGCAGGTCTAGAACAGGTCTTAAAACACTTGAAGGACAGACAGAACGAAACGTTAGCATAAGGAAatctaagatttttcatgaataacAAATTGCTACATGATTTTTATAGTACGGTTAACACGCATGTTGTTAGTGTTATGCAATACTGAATATTGAGTATAGGACCACTCAGGGTCTGCATGGAAAACAGCCTTTATATTATACATCGAGAATATTACAGGATTTTTATGCATATGTACTAtgcattaaacatattaaaggAAAAAGTTATACGAAActacaaaaaattaaattacagttaagAAATGAGAATTAAGATGACTGTTTGAATATGAACGTGTATTTAAACGCGCTAGAGAACATCTAAAAtctggaaagaaagaaaagcaaacaGACAGCTGACGGGTTATAACGCAGAAATTCTGCCTCAAACTAACATATCAAGAGCCAGTTATTCGAGCCAACTTCTATATTTAGCGCAGACCAAGCTACAAGTAACGTAAGGAAATACCGAGTACCTCGAAATTAACGGTAGTGATAAATGTAAGCAGATGTACagatgtttattatatataataacaagaaaaaactacattttcgCAGAAACGAATGGACAGGCTAACCGACTAGCTCaagttgttattgtttttcatCAATATTTCTTCAACACTAATAACAGGGAATTCGTATACTAGTCGTCTCTATTGTTATAAAATATGCGGCAATGTCGATACATGACATGGAACCGCAAAGACAGCAGATAAATACTATATTTTTCTAACTAACGTAACGTTAGCTGCTCTCCGCCTCGACGGCCATTTTGAGATCTTCTAATCTTCAACGGGCCATTTCTCAAATGCTTGTTCGTGGGTAATTCGGCTGAGAGTGGGGTAAAAAGTGACagatagtaaaataatattttgtaatcacCGTTTTAGCAGCCAGCCCTGTGCGTTTATCCCAAAGAAAATCCGTGTTGACGCTTCGGCTCCAAATTTCTTACTCCAGCCCAATTAAACAGCGAAGAAAAAACAACTTCCGGTCCCTCCTCCAACGTTCTTTACACATCCGACGTAAACAGCGCAATGTTTATTTGAAGATGATAGACCGCAAAAATGTAGTTACCAAATAGCATAGTTACAACAATACCcacacaaaaatgtattcacaaaaagaaaacaaagttgaaatagacaaaaaaaaagctttagtcatttagcagacgcttttatccaatgcTACTTACAAAATATAgttgaaatattcattttttaatttattttacagtagtaATAGTTGATACTACAGTATGACTAACAAAGTATagacaattttatatattacacacaccaTTGTcatataaaataagttttattcCCCTTTCCTCAACATGATTATTACTTTAATAGTGTCGTTCATTCACAGCTTTTTAACCTGCATATTTCACTGACAATAAATGACGTTCAAGACATATATTACACAAAACATAGTTTTTGATATTTGCAAAGTTTATTTACATTCACTAAGTGACTCAACATTTCTTGTAGaggttaaaaacaataaaaacaaaactaaaataaaagcaacgacacaaactttaatatattttaatatacttttcaTATTCAATGGGTCATGACAGGAACGCTCTTCCAGAACAGTGCCACAGCTGTTTCTGATGGCTTGGTAAAACTTTTTACAGTGAGAACACCTCAAGGagagttttagtgttttttgttgAAAGCAGCATATCAGAGCAGCCTTCCTGTGCACCGCAAAGAGCCACAGCAGCAGAGCAGAACCTTCCCCTCCACACTGCCAACCTCGTAGTTATAATCCCACGTCAACTCCGTACCCGCCTTGATGCGCCTGGTAAAGACAAATATAGACAAACATTTGGGTTAAccacttatttttaattaaaacttcAATTTCTGTATTAGAGAATCAAGCTGGTATGAATCAAGGCACCGACTTGCTGGCGAAGAATGCCACCCAGGGAAACCGAAGGTCGTGTGTGTCGACAAAGACGTTCTGAACATACAAATTCGGACTGCAGCTATGCTGTTGAGAGATGTACATATAAGTGCATAATATTTACAAACTTGTATAATTGCGGACACATCTACAGTGACAAGGCTGAGTTTGGCTTACGTTGATGAAGCGGCCGAGGTTGCCCTCTTGTCTCGCATCAATGATGTAACAGGTCTCCTCGCCATTGAACTGTCTGCGGGTGTTGTTGCCAGTTACAGCGGTCCTCGTTTTCTCATTCTTTGCGTTCAAGGTTTCTAGAGGTTTTACTCTTCTCTGGAATGACTTTATGGCAAAGCAACGCTTTGGACCTGAGGTTTCCTTACCTACAGACACAAATAATAGACTGAGCAAATTCAATGAAACACTAAAAACATCAAATGAGGAACACAAATTGAGAATAGAGAGAATTGAAACTGACCGTCCTCTCTCATTTGTTTGGTCACTTTCTTCTGAATGTCTTTATATATTTCATGTGGCTTATGGAATTGTTTTCTCTCACCTAAGGACATGTGATTCACTAAACAgataaagagaagaaaaaaaaaagcaagcaagTTTGCTACATAATAGGGCCGCATGGATAATGCAAAAAAGTTTCCAGATCTCAGCCTATATGCCTCATTGTCAATGCTTAGTCTGTCTTATATCAAAGTACATGCCCTAAACGTTCATATTGTCTTATTAGTTACTAAATCCCCATCACCAGCCAAGTATGCAAACCAGGAtgattaaaatcatgttttactgaaataaaattaaaatattagatgaaaactcaactaaatgaaaattagaaatggtGCCTTGGCagctaactaaaataaatttatgtTGAAgcactaaattactaaatggtaaactggaaataaataaaatctcaaatttaaactaaattagaaaaaacattaaacctAAATGGTAATggttaaatgattttttttttttttaaactacaaaaatgacatgcacaaaacattaaattaaaataaaaagaaaatataaaaattaaaaatagtaataagaACAATAatggaatagaaaaaaaatactagcaTAACAGTGCATCTTACCTTCTGACTCTTGTTCTGTGTCCAGTTCCATAAGTTCTTCTCGTTCTatggaaaaagagagaaaatttcATAGTTACATATAGAAATGAAAAGACACGCAATTGTTTAGCTAATGTCTTCATATGGTCATAAGGTTGAATATTTACACACACCACACACCTTCACCACTGCTGGAGTCGTCTTGGTAGAGAGTGTTTTTCCGTAACGGCcctgttttcattgttatgttCTTCTTGTTGGTTTCGACCTCTGTGTCCGAGCAGTACGCCTCGCTTTCATAACCCTCTTTTAGTTTCTCCACACCCTCAATGAAGTCAAGGTTGGCCAAATATTCATTGCCAGACACCGTTTCGTCTTCATTCATTCGGTCTTCGTTTACTATTTTACCTGTGAGGTGATAGATGGAGGTGATGAGGGAGGAATTTTGTTGTGTTCAAAGAACTATAAGTTATGTTCACTTACCAGTGAAAACACACACGAACGTGCCCTTGGCCACATCATCTCTGCAGCGGATGCCCCATCCCTTGTGCTGTGTCATGAAGAGCTCCAGTCGCAGCTGCAGACCGTGCTGAACCAGCCTGTTGCTGCACATTCTCGGATCACAACGGCACAGAGGGTTACACTCGTACACCCTACAGAGATGGGTGGAAAGAATTTCAATCAGCTTTGTGTCTAAAAATATATGTGTAACTTGTTTTTGAGGTGAGAAAgctatacactactgtttaaaagtttgaagtAAGTGAGAGAActtttttgaatacattttatttagcaaggatgcattcaatttatcaaaagtgacagtaaaaacttaACCTTGTTATAAACAAAtgttgctcttttgaactttttatccATCAAATAAttctgggagaaaaaaaaaatcatcatcacggtttccataaaaatattaagcagcacatccgttttcaacattaataataagatatgtttcttaagcaccaaatcagcatattaaaatgattacagaaggatcatgtaacactgaagactagagtaatggaaCTGAACATTTAGccttgcatcacagaaataaattagattttaaaatatccaaataaaaaaaggagttactttaaatagtaataatatttcacaatactcatgtttttactgtatttttgatcaaataaatgcagccttggtgagcataagagacttttaaaacacaaatggCAGCATATCTAGTTATGTGCTGATCTGGAGCAAatcattattacaatatttttgacaataaataaacactgatGTGTTACATCTGATATTAGAGGGGCTCTACTGTAACCAAATGAtcatcagacagacagaaaaacagaaagagtTTGTTTCTAACCCTGTTGGCAAGCTGGTTGGCAATCTCTTATGTGTGTATCCGGCACTAACATCCACTGGACCTCCACTGCATAGAGACGTAGCCTCAATGGTCAGCTGGTGGCATGCACACTTCGACCTGTcacaaatacaaaatgtttaataGCAATTTCCATAATTTAAAAGGAATGTTCCCCGTTTAATCCAATTTATGTAGTCAAATAATTATCACTTGTTGGCAATCTAAAATCAAAAGGTATATTCAGCCCCCCATTTCATTATTTCCAAGCCAAAAAACACCTTTTCTGGGAAGCCATATTTTGGGTATGATCTCAAGAATTATGACTGCCAGTTAGGAATTGGTGGATACAGTACATAAACAAATTAGTTTtattaggtaaaaaaaaaaattggaaaatgTTAGAATctgcataaaacattttacaaatctTTTAAGGTCACCTACAACAAATAAGCAAAAGGTGCAGCAACACACAAACTGAATGATGACTCGCGAGTCTAAAGTATCTTCTGAAGTAAAGGACAACATGTCACAGATAAACAGCTGTAAATAAACCTTGACCTGTACAAAAACCCAGAAAATTCCTTTAATCTCACAAATTTTCACGCACAAATGCAGACTCAAAACTCTGTACCTGTCCCGACAGCCATCTGTGCAGTCGCAGCCGATCAAGAAATCTGGGCTTGTATTGATTGAAACACCCGGAGCTAGAACTCTGTCTTTGGTGTAACTGATGTTAGGAGCAAGCGTATTGTCCACTTCATTAATGCAGGGCACCGGCAACACCTCTCTGCCCTCTGATATGTCCGGCAGGTAGAGGTGAGGCTTGCCGGTTGATGTGGAAGGAGGTCGGGCACGATTCACAAGAACAAACGGGTCCATACAGAACATTTCCAGGAAAAGGAAGTCACAACGCGTTTCTAACAAGTATTCCTGCACTTCCTGCATGTCGCACAGGCTCCGCCCACACGGAGAACGATagaaaatgtggaaaaacaCCTAGAGagagcaaataataataaatgtcccttgagcaacaaatcagcatattagaatgatttctaaaaatcacatagaagactggagtaatgatgctgaaaattcagatttgcatcacacAAATATATCagattttacaatataattaaatagaaaatatatatttcatattgtaataatattgccattcttgcttttttctcaaatacatgcagccttggtgagcataaaatacttctttcaaaaacattaaaggggtcataagacgatgctaaaaataactattttgtgTAACACAATGTGTTTAagtggtttaaggttcaaaaaacacattattttccatatactgtacattattgttgctcctctctgccccgcctttctgaaacacgtCGATCTCATCCTCATCGTTCTGAAAAACgcggtgtgctctgattggccagctatccagtgcattgtgattggtcgaaaacctcaagcgtgtgacaaaaatgttacgccccttaccatatttgGAAACACACAGTGTCTCCACGACATGGTGGCGGCGGCAACAATACTACAAcgagaataaaagttatgccttctttctttgcgtaaacaTTTGGCCGGTGTAATGCAAATCATCCAACACAGTGACATAGATATGTGGGACATGTTTTAATGAGGCATTTTAGGAAGGCGTGGACAAGTCTAACCTTTAATAAAGAATAtttctttgggtttgagacttcaGTCTTTACAACTTTACGGATCGTATATATGCACGAACAGCtagtaacactccaaagacaaagcaaaacttgatatcgcatcatatgacccctttaaaaaatctTAGCAATGCCAAAGTTTTCACCAGAAGTATACATTGAGAGTAGTTGACGACCAAATGGAGCAACTTCCTCAAACGCCACCCACCTTTCCATCGATGCGCCTTCTAGCCGTCATTCGCCGAAACTTAAACAGCAGTGGTATAAGAAGTGGATTTTCCCCACGATGCATGTCGACTTGAGACGGTCTCACCCCatccacacatgctggacaacAGCGATGATGCAAGTATATGGACTTGTACTGGTGTTGCATTAAAACACAATCTTCTTCCTCAGAAACATACTCTTCTTCCTCATCAGGGGCAGGTCGTTTTGCACTTCTAGAATATAGAGCCCAATATGATGTGGTTGGTGATTAGTATTCCAAATCATTCtgtatttaaagaaatagttcacccaaaaatgaaatttggctgaaaatgtattcaccccCAGGCCATCCAAGTGTAAGAGATTTGGAGaagtttagcattacatcacttgctcaccagtggatcctctgcagtgaatgggtgccgtcagaatgagaatccaaacagccgataaaaacatgacaataattcacaagtaatccacatgacttcagtccatcaattattgacttgtaaaaagctgttttaacctaaaaccatcacttctggccaaaatatgtctatatttcCTCCAGTGACAGcacttgatctgtgcatatttctctcctgactCAAACCAGATAACTTTTTCAACAGAGAAAGAAAtgttatggatagaggacttgtatttCAGCCAGAAACAAGGGTTTGAAGTTACACATCTTAATAaggtatttttcttacaaacatgcagcttttcacttcacaagataaTTGTAcagttaattgatggactggagtggtgtgaatTGCTTGTAGATTatggtgatgtttttatcagctgtttgcacTCTCAggctgacggcacccattcacttcagaggatccactggtgagcaagcaatgtaatactacattttcccaaatctgttcccatgaagaaacaaaatcaatctacatcttgggtggcctgagggtgagtaaattttcagcaaattttaatttttgggtgaactggtTCCTTTAACTGGGACAAGCCCACTACTCACCTTAAATTTGAGACAGCTTGTAAGACAGGTGAAAGCATTGTCAATCTCTGGAGGATGACTTTTGGCTGGAAAGCAGCCGACATGATCTTTTGAGGGCTAACAGATGATATTTTGATGACTGTATCGGATTGTCGGGTGACCCGCACAGGAGATACAGCTGTTGATGTAACAGTTGCTGAGGGAACTGCTGTCGAGGAGGGAGTTGTGTTGCGCTGAGGCGTGGCATTTCCTGCTAAACAACAGAGTTGAGCATGAATtgtattacattacaaaaacagataaataaatatgctgttCTCCCAAACATAtgaacttttttaaataaaaagaaacttgaacatttaaataaaatacacaaaaaatgtataaatgtaataaaatgtttcaagagaTTAACAGTGCAAAAGAACACgactaaattaattttttttttttgctaaaatattGAGTTTTGTCATATTGATAATGAGCATGTTCAATATCCCAATGTATTACTGAATACTTGCACATGTCTATTTGGGAACGTGTATAAAACAGGCAGGATGTGCATGAAACACAAAAAGTCTACCTGTTACAGCAGGCTGTTGCGTTTTCTGTTGAGATGACTGTTGCTGCGTTTTCTGTTGAGATGACTGTTGCTGCTGCGTTTTCTGTTGAGGTTGTTGCTGCTGCGTTTTCTGTTGAGGTTGTTGCTGCTGCGTTTTCTGTTGAGGTTGTTGCTGCTGCGTTTTCTGTTGAGGTTGTTGCTGCTGCGTTTTCTGTTGAGGTTGTTGCTGCTGCGTTTTCTGTTGAGGTTGTTGCTGCTGCGTTTTCTGTTGAGATGACTGTTGCTGCGTTTTCTGTTGAGATGACTGTTGCTGCGTTTTCTGTTGAGATGACTGTTGCTGCGTTTTCTGTTGAGGTTGTTGTTGCTGCGTTTTCTGTTGAGGCGATTTTTTCTGGGGTTTATCTTTAGCCAGACGTTTCTTGATATTTACAATGTGTTCCAACTTGTCTGAGCCTTTATAAATCCACTCTTTCTGCTTGTCtttctgaaaaaacaacaacacatttaTCAGCATCAAAATGGCCAATCTGTCAGTGGGGAAAGTGAATTGACAGTGGGAAAACtatgaatatatgaaatatgaaatgctGTGACGTTCCCAAGAAGTACCCTTTGTCTTTCATTTTCCTTAGTATAAAAGATACTAAATTGTAAAATGTAGATGATAGATGAGTGTCAGGTTCACAAAGAAATCTGGCGTCCCACAATGGATTCATTTTCACCTTAAAGCAGATCTGGATCAGGCTGCCATCCAACTGGAGCACCGTGCAGGACTCAAACTTGCCATTCCGTATCGCCTTGGTGTCTTGCCCCGCGCGAAGCACAACAGCAATGGGGTTGGGATAGACACGAAGATATTCCTTCACCTGCAACTGCAATGTCTCATTCTCAATGTCCCTCCACACCTTTTTcactgcaaagaaaac
This portion of the Onychostoma macrolepis isolate SWU-2019 chromosome 19, ASM1243209v1, whole genome shotgun sequence genome encodes:
- the setdb1a gene encoding histone-lysine N-methyltransferase SETDB1-A isoform X1 produces the protein MYECLQDSNILQQQVGELDSIKAMSSRKDDDNLLRMTKDDLQRWIQAEVDRNPHLMQRREQLTRVEDWVKQKETEATYTRLLYSNACESVLECESVMKGLYGMLGLEYRDEDSEEEGGGEPQDIIHITDDEEDKQENNVLNGDDDDIIVIDLGATKESLEPMLEKVTVAIQKSSRLVQDLVQMVNKASSMSAASPSSLSDISNRPSSASTPETSRSESVTPKLEVPENPIAIVKTESLPKVPEMSLLLSNSEKYKPIAGHKSDSKPTIKTEPQLTALTPWEMSISKQHETATLNSPSLKLIKTEPQFTAVSPSETPETFASPYFGSIATIKTEPQLMVIKSEMTSPPSTSKSFKIPSIASIKTEPQLRALTPEMSLLESDSVKSSSFHSDHKATSNTELMLLAITSPEVLKTRACPNSTSVTSKETDPQVPLVTPSEMSSPSSSSEKMETSTSDDTANVETNQTEPESTTEAPPDEASLLPSPTTRLRSSKNSVPVSSTSSPQTETTRAQSPADSNDEPSDTEYFSASPADSDYEPPESESSSDSDYEPPKSKSSRDSDVECPKSQSESSRDSDFERPKSQSKPSGDSDFERPKSQSESSRDTDFERPKSQSKPSGDSDVEHPKSQSESSVDNNDDASGSDASVEPSSPDRSSKSSSSESSKQQEHKEIKLKVGVAVLGKRKHNLWCKGTVQEVQTEEDGLRYKVEFKSGKEMVLPAYHVASLQPAILKDLFIGCRVVASSKDDEGKASFNAAVLVELPERKNRMRFLVFYDDGLAAYLALPDLRVVCKQLKKVWRDIENETLQLQVKEYLRVYPNPIAVVLRAGQDTKAIRNGKFESCTVLQLDGSLIQICFKKDKQKEWIYKGSDKLEHIVNIKKRLAKDKPQKKSPQQKTQQQQPQQKTQQQSSQQKTQQQSSQQKTQQQSSQQKTQQQQPQQKTQQQQPQQKTQQQQPQQKTQQQQPQQKTQQQQPQQKTQQQQPQQKTQQQQSSQQKTQQQSSQQKTQQPAVTAGNATPQRNTTPSSTAVPSATVTSTAVSPVRVTRQSDTVIKISSVSPQKIMSAAFQPKVILQRLTMLSPVLQAVSNLRSAKRPAPDEEEEYVSEEEDCVLMQHQYKSIYLHHRCCPACVDGVRPSQVDMHRGENPLLIPLLFKFRRMTARRRIDGKVFFHIFYRSPCGRSLCDMQEVQEYLLETRCDFLFLEMFCMDPFVLVNRARPPSTSTGKPHLYLPDISEGREVLPVPCINEVDNTLAPNISYTKDRVLAPGVSINTSPDFLIGCDCTDGCRDRSKCACHQLTIEATSLCSGGPVDVSAGYTHKRLPTSLPTGVYECNPLCRCDPRMCSNRLVQHGLQLRLELFMTQHKGWGIRCRDDVAKGTFVCVFTGKIVNEDRMNEDETVSGNEYLANLDFIEGVEKLKEGYESEAYCSDTEVETNKKNITMKTGPLRKNTLYQDDSSSGEEREELMELDTEQESEVNHMSLGERKQFHKPHEIYKDIQKKVTKQMREDGKETSGPKRCFAIKSFQRRVKPLETLNAKNEKTRTAVTGNNTRRQFNGEETCYIIDARQEGNLGRFINHSCSPNLYVQNVFVDTHDLRFPWVAFFASKRIKAGTELTWDYNYEVGSVEGKVLLCCCGSLRCTGRLL